In Vulpes lagopus strain Blue_001 chromosome 1, ASM1834538v1, whole genome shotgun sequence, a genomic segment contains:
- the MUC1 gene encoding mucin-1, with protein sequence MIPSFQAPFFFLLLVTRELTAQHGTPSLTSGPASSSTSTLRKHGSSSLTSSPASSSATSLGKHSSSSLTSSPVSGSIITPAQHGTSSPTSSPASSSTSTLRKHSSSSLTSSPASNSNTSLGKNSSSSLTSSPVSGSIITPAQHGTSSPTSSPASSSTSTLRKHSSSSLTSSPASNSNTSLGKHSSSSLTSSPVSGSIITPAQHGTSSPTSSPASSSTSTLRKHSSSSLTSSPASNSNTSLGKHSSSSLTSSPVSGSIITPAQHGTSSPTSGPASSLTSTLRKHSSSSLTSSPASNSNTSLGKNSSSSLTSSPVSGSIITPAQHGTLSPTSGPASSLTSTLRKHSSSSLTSSPASSSNTSLGKNSSSSLTSSPVSGSIITPAQHGTSSPTSGPASSLTSTLRKHSSSSLTSSPASSSTSSSPTGSPVSGSTTTPAQHGTSSSTTSLASSSTSTLGKLSSSSPPGSPVSGLTATPAQHGTSSFTTSPVSYSTSTLGKLSASSWASSHTTRTTASTTNHSMEPPISSNHSTFPQSIRISFFFLSFSILNLQFNSFLENPSSNYYQELQKNISELFLQIYGQEDFLGLCNIRFRPGSVVVESTLAFRNGATDANKVKTQFEDSKEGARYNLNISSISVRDASFPSSAPFESGVPGWGIALLVLVCVLVALAIIYFVALTVCQCRRKNCGQLDIFPTRDAYHPMSEYPTYHTHGRYVPPGSNRHSPYEEVSAGNGGSSLSYMNPNPAATSANL encoded by the exons ATGATTCCAAGCTTCCAGgcccctttcttcttcctgctcCTGGTAACCCGAGAGCTTACAG CACAGCATGGCACCCCATCCTTGACCAGCGGCCCAGCCTCAAGCTCGACCTCCACCTTGAGAAAGCATGGCTCCTCATCCTTGACCAGCAGCCCAGCCTCAAGCTCAGCCACCAGCCTGGGAAAACACAGCTCCTCATCCTTGACCAGCAGCCCTGTCTCAGGCTCGATAATCACCCCAGCACAGCATGGCACCTCATCCCCGACCAGCAGCCCAGCCTCAAGCTCGACCTCCACCTTGAGAAAGCATAGCTCCTCATCCTTGACCAGCAGCCCAGCCTCAAACTCAAACACCAGCCTGGGAAAAAACAGCTCCTCATCCTTGACCAGCAGCCCTGTCTCAGGCTCGATAATCACCCCAGCACAGCATGGCACCTCATCCCCAACCAGCAGCCCAGCCTCAAGCTCGACCTCCACCTTGAGAAAGCATAGCTCCTCATCCTTGACCAGCAGCCCAGCCTCAAACTCAAACACCAGCCTGGGAAAACACAGCTCCTCATCCTTGACCAGCAGCCCTGTCTCAGGCTCGATAATCACCCCAGCACAGCATGGCACCTCATCCCCGACCAGCAGCCCAGCCTCAAGCTCGACCTCCACCTTGAGAAAGCATAGCTCCTCATCCTTGACCAGCAGCCCAGCCTCAAACTCAAACACCAGCCTGGGAAAACACAGCTCCTCATCCTTGACCAGCAGCCCTGTCTCAGGCTCGATAATCACCCCAGCACAGCATGGCACCTCATCCCCGACCAGCGGCCCAGCCTCAAGCTTGACCTCCACCTTGAGAAAGCATAGCTCCTCATCCTTGACCAGCAGCCCAGCCTCAAACTCAAACACCAGCCTGGGAAAAAACAGCTCCTCATCCTTGACCAGCAGCCCTGTCTCAGGCTCGATAATCACCCCAGCACAGCATGGCACCTTATCCCCAACCAGCGGCCCAGCCTCAAGCTTGACCTCCACCTTGAGAAAGCATAGCTCCTCATCCTTGACCAGCAGCCCAGCCTCAAGCTCAAACACCAGCCTGGGAAAAAACAGCTCCTCATCCTTGACCAGCAGCCCTGTCTCAGGCTCGATAATCACCCCAGCACAGCATGGCACCTCATCCCCGACCAGCGGCCCAGCCTCAAGCTTGACCTCCACCTTGAGAAAGCATAGCTCCTCATCCTTGACCAGCAGCCCAGCCTCAAGCTCCACCTCCTCATCCCCTACCGGCAGCCCTGTCTCAggctccaccaccaccccagcaCAGCATGGCACCTCATCCTCCACCACCAGCCTAGCCTCAAGCTCCACCTCCACCTTGGGAAAACTCAGCTCCTCATCCCCGCCCGGCAGCCCTGTCTCAGGCTTGACTGCCACCCCAGCACAGCATGGCACCTCATCCTTCACCACCAGCCCAGTCTCATACTCCACTTCCACCTTGGGAAAACTCAGTGCCTCATCCTGGGCCAGCAGCCACACCACCAGGACTACCGCCAGCACCACTAACCATAGCATGGAACCTCCCATCTCCTCCAATCATAGCACTTTTCCCCAGTCTATTAGGatctccttcttctttctgtccttttccattttgaacctccagtttaattcttttctGGAAAATCCCAGCAGCAACTACTACCAGGAGCTGCAGAAGAACATTTCTGAATTG TTTTTGCAGATTTATGGACAGGAAGATTTCCTGGGCCTCTGTAACATCAGATTCAG ACCAGGATCTGTGGTGGTAGAATCAACTCTGGCCTTCCGAAATGGTGCCACTGATGCCAACAAGGTGAAGACACAGTTTGAAGACAGCAAAGAAGGAGCCAGATATAACCTGAACATCTCGAGTATTAGTG TGCGAGATGCgtccttcccttcctctgccccgtTCGAGTCTGGGGTTCCTGGCTGGGGCATTGCCCTGCTGGTGCTGGTCTGTGTTCTGGTTGCACTCGCCATCATCTATTTTGTTGCCCTG ACTGTGTGCCAGTGCCGCCGAAAGAACTGTGGGCAGCTGGACATCTTTCCAACCCGAGACGCCTACCATCCTATGAGCGAGTACCCCACCTACCACACCCATGGGCGCTATGTGCCCCCTGGCAGTAATAGACACAGCCCCTATGAGGAG gTTTCTGCAGGCAATGGGGGCAGCAGCCTCTCTTACATGAACCCGAACCCAGCAGCCACTTCTGCCAACTTGTAG
- the THBS3 gene encoding thrombospondin-3 isoform X2, with amino-acid sequence METQELRGALALLLLCTFASASQDLQVIDLLTVGESRQMTAVAEKIRAALLTAGDIYLLSTFRLPPKQGGVLFGLYSRQDNTRWLEASVVGKINKEVDGLEIRTGQKAYLRMQGFVESMKMILGGSMARVGALSECPFQGDESIHSAVTNALQSILGEQTKALVTQLTLFNQILVELRDDIRDQVKEMSLIRNTIMECQVCGFHEQRSHCSPNPCFRGVDCMEVYEYPGYRCGPCPPGLQGNGTHCTDINECAHADPCFPGVSCINTMPGFHCEACPRGYKGTRVSGVGIDYARASKQVCNDVDECNDGNNGGCDPNSICTNTVGSFKCGPCRLGFLGNQSQGCLPARTCHSPAHSPCHVHAHCLFERNGAVSCSCNVGWAGNGNVCGTDTDIDGYPDQALPCMDNNKHCKQDNCLLTPNSGQEDADNDGVGDQCDDDADGDGIKNVEDNCRLFPNKDQQNSDTDSFGDACDNCPNVPNNDQKDTDGNGEGDACDNDVDGDGIPNGLDNCPKVPNPLQTDRDEDGVGDACDSCPEMSNPTQTDADSDLVGDVCDTNEDSDGDGHQDTKDNCPQLPNSSQLDSDNDGLGDECDGDDDNDGVPDYVPPGPDNCRLVPNPNQKDSDGNGVGDVCEDDFDNDAVVDPLDVCPESAEVTLTDFRAYQTVVLDPEGDAQIDPNWVVLNQGMEIVQTMNSDPGLAVGYTAFNGVDFEGTFHVNTVTDDDYAGFLFSYQDSGRFYVVMWKQTEQTYWQATPFRAVAQPGLQLKAVTSVSGPGEHLRNALWHTGHTPDQVRLLWTDPRNVGWRDKTSYRWQLLHRPQVGYIRVKLYEGPQLVADSGVIIDTAMRGGRLGVFCFSQENIIWSNLQYRCNDTVPEDFEPFRRQLLQERV; translated from the exons ATGGAGACGCAGGAACTTCGGGGGGCCCTGGCTCTTCTCCTCCTCTGCACTTTCGCATCTGCCAGTCAGGACCTACAGG TAATTGACCTGCTGACTGTGGGCGAGTCTCGGCAGATGACAGCTGTAGCGGAGAAGATCCGGGCAGCCCTGCTCACTGCTGGGGACATCTACCTCCTGTCCACCTTCCGCCTGCCCCCCAAGCAGGGTGGTGTCCTCTTTGGCCTCTACTCTCGCCAAGACAACACACGATGGCTGGAGGCCTCTGTTGTGGGCAAAATTAACAAAG AGGTGGACGGGCTGGAGATTCGGACTGGGCAGAAGGCTTATCTGAGGATGCAG GGCTTCGTGGAATCTATGAAAATGATTCTGGGCGGGTCCATGGCCCGGGTGGGAGCCCTGAGTGAGTGTCCCTTCCAGGGGGACGAGTCCATCCACAGTGCAG TGACCAATGCGCTCCAGTCCATCCTAG GAGAGCAGACCAAGGCGCTGGTCACCCAGCTCACCCTCTTCAACCAGATCCTGGTGGAGCTGCGGGACGATATCCGAGACCAG GTGAAGGAAATGTCTCTGATCCGAAACACCATCATGGAGTGTCAGGTGTGCG GCTTCCATGAGCAGCGTTCCCACTGCAGCCCCAACCCCTGCTTCCGAGGCGTGGACTGCATGGAAGTGTATGAGTACCCCGGCTACCGCTGCGGGCCCTGCCCCCCTGGCCTGCAGGGCAATGGCACCCACTGCACTGACATCAATGAG TGTGCTCACGCTGACCCTTGCTTCCCTGGGGTCAGCTGCATCAACACCATGCCTGGCTTCCACTGTGAAGCCTGTCCTCGAGGCTACAAAGGCACTCGTGTGTCCGGTGTGGGCATCGACTATGCCCGTGCCAGCAAACAG GTCTGCAACGATGTGGACGAGTGCAACGATGGGAACAATGGTGGCTGTGACCCAAATTCCATCTGTACCAACACTGTG GGCTCTTTCAAGTGTGGTCCCTGTCGCCTGGGCTTCCTGGGCAACCAGAGCCAGGGCTGCCTCCCAGCCCGCACCTGCCACAGCCCAGCCCACAGCCCCTGCCATGTCCACGCGCACTGTCTCTTTGAACGCAATGGGGCAGTATCCTGCTCG TGTAATGTGGGCTGGGCCGGGAATGGGAACGTGTGTGGGACCGACACGGACATCGATGGCTACCCGGACCAGGCCCTGCCATGCATGGACAACAATAAGCACTGcaagcag GACAATTGCCTTTTGACACCCAACTCTGGGCAGGAAGATGCTGATAATGATGGCGTGGGGGACCAGTGTGACGATGATGCTGACGGGGATGGGATCAAGAATGTCGAG GACAACTGCCGGCTGTTCCCCAACAAGGACCAACAAAACTCTGATACAGATTCATTCGGGGATGCCTGTGACAACTGCCCCAACGTTCCCAACAATGACCAGAAGGACACAGACGGCAACGGGGAAGGGGACGCATGTGACAACGATGTGGATGGGGACG GCATCCCCAATGGATTAGACAATTGTCCTAAAGTCCCCAACCCCCTGCAGACAGACAGGGACGAGGATGGGGTAGGAGACGCCTGTGACAGCTGCCCTGAAATGAGCAATCCTACCCAG ACAGATGCAGACAGTGACCTGGTGGGGGATGTCTGTGACACCAATGAGGACAG TGATGGGGATGGACATCAGGACACCAAAGACAACTGCCCACAGCTGCCAAACAGCTCCCAGCTGGACTCAGACAATGATGGACTTGGAGATGAGTGTGATGGGGATGATGACAATGATGGGGTCCCAGACTATGTGCCTCCTGGTCCTGATAACTGTCGCCTGGTACCCAATCCCAATCAGAAGGACTCAGATG GCAATGGCGTTGGTGATGTGTGTGAGGATGATTTTGACAATGATGCGGTGGTAGATCCCCTGGACGTGTGCCCTGAAAGTGCAGAGGTGACCCTCACAGATTTTCGAGCCTATCAGACTGTCGTCCTGGATCCCGAGGGTGATGCTCAGATTGATCCAAACTGGGTCGTGCTCAATCAG GGTATGGAAATCGTTCAGACCATGAACAGTGACCCCGGCCTGGCAGTTG GGTATACAGCCTTCAATGGTGTGGACTTTGAAGGCACCTTCCATGTGAACACAGTGACTGATGATGACTACGCAGGCTTTCTCTTCAGCTATCAGGATAGCGGCCGCTTCTATGTGGTCATGTGGAAGCAAACAGAGCAGACCTACTGGCAAGCCACACCCTTCCGGGCTGTCGCTCAGCCCGGGCTGCAGCTCAAG GCAGTGACATCAGTGTCCGGCCCAGGTGAACACCTCCGGAATGCCCTGTGGCATACTGGCCACACCCCTGATCAGGTCCGACTGCTGTGGACTGACCCACGAAACGTGGGCTGGCGTGACAAGACCTCCTATCGCTGGCAGCTGCTGCACCGGCCCCAAGTTGGCTACATTCG GGTGAAACTCTATGAGGGTCCTCAGCTAGTGGCGGATTCTGGGGTGATCATTGACACAGCCATGCGAGGAGGGCGTCTTGGTGTATTCTGCTTCTCCCAAGAAAACATCATTTGGTCCAATCTCCAGTATCGATGCAATG ACACAGTGCCTGAGGATTTTGAGCCATTCCGGAGGCAGCTGCTCCAGGAAAGAGTGTGA
- the THBS3 gene encoding thrombospondin-3 isoform X1, which produces METQELRGALALLLLCTFASASQDLQVIDLLTVGESRQMTAVAEKIRAALLTAGDIYLLSTFRLPPKQGGVLFGLYSRQDNTRWLEASVVGKINKVLVRYQREDGKVHAVNLQQAGLADGRTHTALLRLRGPAQPSPALQLYVDCKLGDQHAGLPGMAPIPPAEVDGLEIRTGQKAYLRMQGFVESMKMILGGSMARVGALSECPFQGDESIHSAVTNALQSILGEQTKALVTQLTLFNQILVELRDDIRDQVKEMSLIRNTIMECQVCGFHEQRSHCSPNPCFRGVDCMEVYEYPGYRCGPCPPGLQGNGTHCTDINECAHADPCFPGVSCINTMPGFHCEACPRGYKGTRVSGVGIDYARASKQVCNDVDECNDGNNGGCDPNSICTNTVGSFKCGPCRLGFLGNQSQGCLPARTCHSPAHSPCHVHAHCLFERNGAVSCSCNVGWAGNGNVCGTDTDIDGYPDQALPCMDNNKHCKQDNCLLTPNSGQEDADNDGVGDQCDDDADGDGIKNVEDNCRLFPNKDQQNSDTDSFGDACDNCPNVPNNDQKDTDGNGEGDACDNDVDGDGIPNGLDNCPKVPNPLQTDRDEDGVGDACDSCPEMSNPTQTDADSDLVGDVCDTNEDSDGDGHQDTKDNCPQLPNSSQLDSDNDGLGDECDGDDDNDGVPDYVPPGPDNCRLVPNPNQKDSDGNGVGDVCEDDFDNDAVVDPLDVCPESAEVTLTDFRAYQTVVLDPEGDAQIDPNWVVLNQGMEIVQTMNSDPGLAVGYTAFNGVDFEGTFHVNTVTDDDYAGFLFSYQDSGRFYVVMWKQTEQTYWQATPFRAVAQPGLQLKAVTSVSGPGEHLRNALWHTGHTPDQVRLLWTDPRNVGWRDKTSYRWQLLHRPQVGYIRVKLYEGPQLVADSGVIIDTAMRGGRLGVFCFSQENIIWSNLQYRCNDTVPEDFEPFRRQLLQERV; this is translated from the exons ATGGAGACGCAGGAACTTCGGGGGGCCCTGGCTCTTCTCCTCCTCTGCACTTTCGCATCTGCCAGTCAGGACCTACAGG TAATTGACCTGCTGACTGTGGGCGAGTCTCGGCAGATGACAGCTGTAGCGGAGAAGATCCGGGCAGCCCTGCTCACTGCTGGGGACATCTACCTCCTGTCCACCTTCCGCCTGCCCCCCAAGCAGGGTGGTGTCCTCTTTGGCCTCTACTCTCGCCAAGACAACACACGATGGCTGGAGGCCTCTGTTGTGGGCAAAATTAACAAAG TGCTGGTACGGTACCAGCGGGAGGATGGCAAAGTCCACGCAGTGAACCTGCAGCAAGCAGGCCTGGCTGACGGGCGGACACACACAGCTCTCCTGCGTCTCCGAGGCCCAGCCcaacccagccctgccctgcagcTCTATGTGGACTGCAAGCTGGGAGACCAGCATGCTGGCCTCCCTGGAATGGCCCCCATTCCCCCAGCAGAGGTGGACGGGCTGGAGATTCGGACTGGGCAGAAGGCTTATCTGAGGATGCAG GGCTTCGTGGAATCTATGAAAATGATTCTGGGCGGGTCCATGGCCCGGGTGGGAGCCCTGAGTGAGTGTCCCTTCCAGGGGGACGAGTCCATCCACAGTGCAG TGACCAATGCGCTCCAGTCCATCCTAG GAGAGCAGACCAAGGCGCTGGTCACCCAGCTCACCCTCTTCAACCAGATCCTGGTGGAGCTGCGGGACGATATCCGAGACCAG GTGAAGGAAATGTCTCTGATCCGAAACACCATCATGGAGTGTCAGGTGTGCG GCTTCCATGAGCAGCGTTCCCACTGCAGCCCCAACCCCTGCTTCCGAGGCGTGGACTGCATGGAAGTGTATGAGTACCCCGGCTACCGCTGCGGGCCCTGCCCCCCTGGCCTGCAGGGCAATGGCACCCACTGCACTGACATCAATGAG TGTGCTCACGCTGACCCTTGCTTCCCTGGGGTCAGCTGCATCAACACCATGCCTGGCTTCCACTGTGAAGCCTGTCCTCGAGGCTACAAAGGCACTCGTGTGTCCGGTGTGGGCATCGACTATGCCCGTGCCAGCAAACAG GTCTGCAACGATGTGGACGAGTGCAACGATGGGAACAATGGTGGCTGTGACCCAAATTCCATCTGTACCAACACTGTG GGCTCTTTCAAGTGTGGTCCCTGTCGCCTGGGCTTCCTGGGCAACCAGAGCCAGGGCTGCCTCCCAGCCCGCACCTGCCACAGCCCAGCCCACAGCCCCTGCCATGTCCACGCGCACTGTCTCTTTGAACGCAATGGGGCAGTATCCTGCTCG TGTAATGTGGGCTGGGCCGGGAATGGGAACGTGTGTGGGACCGACACGGACATCGATGGCTACCCGGACCAGGCCCTGCCATGCATGGACAACAATAAGCACTGcaagcag GACAATTGCCTTTTGACACCCAACTCTGGGCAGGAAGATGCTGATAATGATGGCGTGGGGGACCAGTGTGACGATGATGCTGACGGGGATGGGATCAAGAATGTCGAG GACAACTGCCGGCTGTTCCCCAACAAGGACCAACAAAACTCTGATACAGATTCATTCGGGGATGCCTGTGACAACTGCCCCAACGTTCCCAACAATGACCAGAAGGACACAGACGGCAACGGGGAAGGGGACGCATGTGACAACGATGTGGATGGGGACG GCATCCCCAATGGATTAGACAATTGTCCTAAAGTCCCCAACCCCCTGCAGACAGACAGGGACGAGGATGGGGTAGGAGACGCCTGTGACAGCTGCCCTGAAATGAGCAATCCTACCCAG ACAGATGCAGACAGTGACCTGGTGGGGGATGTCTGTGACACCAATGAGGACAG TGATGGGGATGGACATCAGGACACCAAAGACAACTGCCCACAGCTGCCAAACAGCTCCCAGCTGGACTCAGACAATGATGGACTTGGAGATGAGTGTGATGGGGATGATGACAATGATGGGGTCCCAGACTATGTGCCTCCTGGTCCTGATAACTGTCGCCTGGTACCCAATCCCAATCAGAAGGACTCAGATG GCAATGGCGTTGGTGATGTGTGTGAGGATGATTTTGACAATGATGCGGTGGTAGATCCCCTGGACGTGTGCCCTGAAAGTGCAGAGGTGACCCTCACAGATTTTCGAGCCTATCAGACTGTCGTCCTGGATCCCGAGGGTGATGCTCAGATTGATCCAAACTGGGTCGTGCTCAATCAG GGTATGGAAATCGTTCAGACCATGAACAGTGACCCCGGCCTGGCAGTTG GGTATACAGCCTTCAATGGTGTGGACTTTGAAGGCACCTTCCATGTGAACACAGTGACTGATGATGACTACGCAGGCTTTCTCTTCAGCTATCAGGATAGCGGCCGCTTCTATGTGGTCATGTGGAAGCAAACAGAGCAGACCTACTGGCAAGCCACACCCTTCCGGGCTGTCGCTCAGCCCGGGCTGCAGCTCAAG GCAGTGACATCAGTGTCCGGCCCAGGTGAACACCTCCGGAATGCCCTGTGGCATACTGGCCACACCCCTGATCAGGTCCGACTGCTGTGGACTGACCCACGAAACGTGGGCTGGCGTGACAAGACCTCCTATCGCTGGCAGCTGCTGCACCGGCCCCAAGTTGGCTACATTCG GGTGAAACTCTATGAGGGTCCTCAGCTAGTGGCGGATTCTGGGGTGATCATTGACACAGCCATGCGAGGAGGGCGTCTTGGTGTATTCTGCTTCTCCCAAGAAAACATCATTTGGTCCAATCTCCAGTATCGATGCAATG ACACAGTGCCTGAGGATTTTGAGCCATTCCGGAGGCAGCTGCTCCAGGAAAGAGTGTGA
- the THBS3 gene encoding thrombospondin-3 isoform X3 has product METQELRGALALLLLCTFASASQDLQVIDLLTVGESRQMTAVAEKIRAALLTAGDIYLLSTFRLPPKQGGVLFGLYSRQDNTRWLEASVVGKINKVLVRYQREDGKVHAVNLQQAGLADGRTHTALLRLRGPAQPSPALQLYVDCKLGDQHAGLPGMAPIPPAEVDGLEIRTGQKAYLRMQGFVESMKMILGGSMARVGALSECPFQGDESIHSAVTNALQSILGEQTKALVTQLTLFNQILVELRDDIRDQVKEMSLIRNTIMECQVCGFHEQRSHCSPNPCFRGVDCMEVYEYPGYRCGPCPPGLQGNGTHCTDINECAHADPCFPGVSCINTMPGFHCEACPRGYKGTRVSGVGIDYARASKQVCNDVDECNDGNNGGCDPNSICTNTVGSFKCGPCRLGFLGNQSQGCLPARTCHSPAHSPCHVHAHCLFERNGAVSCSCNVGWAGNGNVCGTDTDIDGYPDQALPCMDNNKHCKQDNCLLTPNSGQEDADNDGVGDQCDDDADGDGIKNVEDNCRLFPNKDQQNSDTDSFGDACDNCPNVPNNDQKDTDGNGEGDACDNDVDGDGIPNGLDNCPKVPNPLQTDRDEDGVGDACDSCPEMSNPTQTDADSDLVGDVCDTNEDSDGDGHQDTKDNCPQLPNSSQLDSDNDGLGDECDGDDDNDGVPDYVPPGPDNCRLVPNPNQKDSDGNGVGDVCEDDFDNDAVVDPLDVCPESAEVTLTDFRAYQTVVLDPEGDAQIDPNWVVLNQGFLLYYTPPGYGNRSDHEQ; this is encoded by the exons ATGGAGACGCAGGAACTTCGGGGGGCCCTGGCTCTTCTCCTCCTCTGCACTTTCGCATCTGCCAGTCAGGACCTACAGG TAATTGACCTGCTGACTGTGGGCGAGTCTCGGCAGATGACAGCTGTAGCGGAGAAGATCCGGGCAGCCCTGCTCACTGCTGGGGACATCTACCTCCTGTCCACCTTCCGCCTGCCCCCCAAGCAGGGTGGTGTCCTCTTTGGCCTCTACTCTCGCCAAGACAACACACGATGGCTGGAGGCCTCTGTTGTGGGCAAAATTAACAAAG TGCTGGTACGGTACCAGCGGGAGGATGGCAAAGTCCACGCAGTGAACCTGCAGCAAGCAGGCCTGGCTGACGGGCGGACACACACAGCTCTCCTGCGTCTCCGAGGCCCAGCCcaacccagccctgccctgcagcTCTATGTGGACTGCAAGCTGGGAGACCAGCATGCTGGCCTCCCTGGAATGGCCCCCATTCCCCCAGCAGAGGTGGACGGGCTGGAGATTCGGACTGGGCAGAAGGCTTATCTGAGGATGCAG GGCTTCGTGGAATCTATGAAAATGATTCTGGGCGGGTCCATGGCCCGGGTGGGAGCCCTGAGTGAGTGTCCCTTCCAGGGGGACGAGTCCATCCACAGTGCAG TGACCAATGCGCTCCAGTCCATCCTAG GAGAGCAGACCAAGGCGCTGGTCACCCAGCTCACCCTCTTCAACCAGATCCTGGTGGAGCTGCGGGACGATATCCGAGACCAG GTGAAGGAAATGTCTCTGATCCGAAACACCATCATGGAGTGTCAGGTGTGCG GCTTCCATGAGCAGCGTTCCCACTGCAGCCCCAACCCCTGCTTCCGAGGCGTGGACTGCATGGAAGTGTATGAGTACCCCGGCTACCGCTGCGGGCCCTGCCCCCCTGGCCTGCAGGGCAATGGCACCCACTGCACTGACATCAATGAG TGTGCTCACGCTGACCCTTGCTTCCCTGGGGTCAGCTGCATCAACACCATGCCTGGCTTCCACTGTGAAGCCTGTCCTCGAGGCTACAAAGGCACTCGTGTGTCCGGTGTGGGCATCGACTATGCCCGTGCCAGCAAACAG GTCTGCAACGATGTGGACGAGTGCAACGATGGGAACAATGGTGGCTGTGACCCAAATTCCATCTGTACCAACACTGTG GGCTCTTTCAAGTGTGGTCCCTGTCGCCTGGGCTTCCTGGGCAACCAGAGCCAGGGCTGCCTCCCAGCCCGCACCTGCCACAGCCCAGCCCACAGCCCCTGCCATGTCCACGCGCACTGTCTCTTTGAACGCAATGGGGCAGTATCCTGCTCG TGTAATGTGGGCTGGGCCGGGAATGGGAACGTGTGTGGGACCGACACGGACATCGATGGCTACCCGGACCAGGCCCTGCCATGCATGGACAACAATAAGCACTGcaagcag GACAATTGCCTTTTGACACCCAACTCTGGGCAGGAAGATGCTGATAATGATGGCGTGGGGGACCAGTGTGACGATGATGCTGACGGGGATGGGATCAAGAATGTCGAG GACAACTGCCGGCTGTTCCCCAACAAGGACCAACAAAACTCTGATACAGATTCATTCGGGGATGCCTGTGACAACTGCCCCAACGTTCCCAACAATGACCAGAAGGACACAGACGGCAACGGGGAAGGGGACGCATGTGACAACGATGTGGATGGGGACG GCATCCCCAATGGATTAGACAATTGTCCTAAAGTCCCCAACCCCCTGCAGACAGACAGGGACGAGGATGGGGTAGGAGACGCCTGTGACAGCTGCCCTGAAATGAGCAATCCTACCCAG ACAGATGCAGACAGTGACCTGGTGGGGGATGTCTGTGACACCAATGAGGACAG TGATGGGGATGGACATCAGGACACCAAAGACAACTGCCCACAGCTGCCAAACAGCTCCCAGCTGGACTCAGACAATGATGGACTTGGAGATGAGTGTGATGGGGATGATGACAATGATGGGGTCCCAGACTATGTGCCTCCTGGTCCTGATAACTGTCGCCTGGTACCCAATCCCAATCAGAAGGACTCAGATG GCAATGGCGTTGGTGATGTGTGTGAGGATGATTTTGACAATGATGCGGTGGTAGATCCCCTGGACGTGTGCCCTGAAAGTGCAGAGGTGACCCTCACAGATTTTCGAGCCTATCAGACTGTCGTCCTGGATCCCGAGGGTGATGCTCAGATTGATCCAAACTGGGTCGTGCTCAATCAG GGCTTTCTTCTTTACTACACACCACCAGGGTATGGAAATCGTTCAGACCATGAACAGTGA